From the Vibrio alginolyticus NBRC 15630 = ATCC 17749 genome, one window contains:
- the frdA gene encoding fumarate reductase (quinol) flavoprotein subunit, with translation MQIITTDIAVIGAGGAGLRTAIAAAEANPDLEVALISKVYPMRSHTVAAEGGSAAVIKDEDSLDNHFNDTVGGGDWLCEQDVVEYFVENATREMIQMEQWGCPWSRKENGEVNVRRFGGMKVERTWFAADKTGFHMLHTLFQTSMKYSNIKRFDEYFVVDLLVDEGEVQGLIAIHMSEGELVTIKAKSVVLATGGAGRVYHCNTNGGIVTGDGMAMAYRHGVPLRDMEFVQYHPTGLPGTGILMTEGCRGEGGIIVNKNGYRYLQDYGMGPETPVGQPKNKYMELGPRDKVSQAFWHEQQKGNTIKHPLGDVVHLDLRHLGEEYLQERLPFICELAKAYVNVDPAKEPIPIRPTVHYTMGGIETDGSCETRIKGLFAVGECASVGLHGANRLGSNSLAEFVVFGRVAGENAVKRAAEFKGWNDAAIDAQVKAVEERIANLMNQEGDENWAEIRTEMGHTMEAGCGIYRQEDLMQATIDKITELKERYKRISIKDKGKVFNTDLLYAIEVGYGLEVAEAMVHSAILRKESRGAHQRLDDGCTERDDVNFLKHSLAFYKPESAPSIDYSNVTITKSQPKARLYGEAAEKAAAEEKNAEEQA, from the coding sequence GTGCAAATTATCACCACAGATATCGCAGTCATCGGCGCAGGCGGCGCTGGTCTTCGTACTGCTATTGCAGCGGCTGAAGCAAACCCAGACTTAGAAGTCGCTCTGATTTCTAAAGTTTATCCAATGCGCTCCCACACGGTCGCTGCAGAGGGTGGCTCAGCAGCAGTTATCAAGGATGAAGATAGCTTAGACAACCACTTCAACGACACTGTTGGCGGTGGTGACTGGCTATGTGAACAGGATGTTGTTGAATACTTTGTAGAGAACGCGACTCGCGAAATGATCCAAATGGAGCAATGGGGTTGCCCATGGAGTCGTAAAGAGAACGGTGAAGTCAACGTACGCCGCTTTGGTGGTATGAAGGTTGAACGTACTTGGTTCGCTGCAGACAAAACTGGCTTCCACATGCTTCATACGCTATTCCAGACATCAATGAAGTACAGCAACATCAAACGTTTTGATGAGTACTTTGTGGTGGATCTGCTTGTTGATGAAGGCGAAGTTCAAGGTCTGATTGCTATTCACATGTCTGAAGGCGAGCTTGTTACTATCAAAGCAAAATCTGTTGTTCTAGCAACAGGTGGCGCGGGCCGTGTTTACCACTGTAACACCAACGGCGGTATCGTAACGGGCGATGGTATGGCAATGGCTTACCGTCACGGCGTTCCTCTACGTGATATGGAATTCGTTCAATACCACCCAACAGGTCTTCCTGGTACAGGTATCCTGATGACGGAAGGTTGTCGTGGTGAAGGCGGTATCATCGTTAACAAGAATGGCTACCGTTACCTACAAGACTACGGCATGGGCCCAGAAACTCCAGTTGGCCAACCGAAGAACAAATACATGGAACTGGGTCCTCGTGACAAAGTTTCTCAAGCTTTCTGGCACGAACAACAGAAAGGCAACACCATCAAACACCCACTGGGTGACGTGGTGCACCTAGACCTTCGCCACCTTGGTGAAGAGTACCTACAAGAACGTCTGCCGTTCATCTGTGAGCTAGCAAAAGCTTATGTAAACGTGGACCCTGCAAAAGAGCCAATTCCAATTCGTCCAACCGTTCACTACACCATGGGTGGTATTGAAACGGACGGCAGTTGTGAAACTCGCATTAAAGGCCTATTCGCGGTGGGTGAATGTGCGTCTGTTGGTCTTCACGGTGCAAACCGTCTAGGTTCTAACTCACTGGCTGAGTTCGTGGTATTTGGCCGCGTAGCAGGTGAAAACGCCGTGAAACGTGCGGCAGAATTCAAAGGCTGGAACGACGCGGCAATTGACGCGCAAGTAAAAGCGGTTGAAGAACGCATCGCTAACCTAATGAACCAAGAAGGCGACGAAAACTGGGCAGAAATCCGCACGGAAATGGGTCACACCATGGAAGCGGGTTGTGGTATCTACCGCCAAGAAGATTTGATGCAAGCGACTATCGACAAGATCACTGAGTTGAAAGAACGCTACAAACGCATCAGCATCAAAGACAAAGGTAAAGTGTTCAACACTGACCTTCTGTACGCCATTGAAGTAGGCTACGGCCTAGAAGTCGCAGAAGCGATGGTTCACTCTGCGATTCTACGTAAAGAATCTCGCGGTGCGCACCAACGTCTAGACGACGGTTGTACAGAACGTGATGACGTGAACTTCCTAAAACACTCACTTGCTTTCTACAAGCCAGAGTCAGCACCAAGTATCGATTACAGCAATGTGACCATCACTAAGTCACAACCAAAAGCTCGTCTATACGGTGAAGCAGCAGAAAAAGCCGCGGCTGAAGAGAAGAACGCAGAGGAGCAAGCATAA
- a CDS encoding succinate dehydrogenase/fumarate reductase iron-sulfur subunit: MSANRIQKVDILRYDPEKDAEPYKQTFEVPFDETMSVLDALGYIKDHLDKDLSYRWSCRMAICGSCGIMVNNVPKLACKSFLRDYPDGVTIEPLANFPIEKDLIVDMTPFIERLEAIKPYIIGNDRKPEDGTNLQTPEQMAKYKQFAGCINCGLCYAACPQFGLNPEFIGPAALTLAHRYNLDSRDNGKDERMKLINGENGAWGCTFVGYCSEVCPKNVDPAAAVNQGKVESSMDFVIAMLKPDGSPKKVEA, translated from the coding sequence ATGTCAGCAAATCGCATTCAAAAAGTAGACATCCTGCGTTACGACCCAGAAAAAGATGCAGAACCATACAAGCAAACATTCGAAGTACCATTCGATGAAACCATGTCTGTACTTGACGCACTTGGCTACATCAAAGACCACCTAGACAAAGATCTGTCTTACCGTTGGTCTTGCCGTATGGCGATCTGTGGTTCTTGCGGCATCATGGTGAACAACGTACCGAAACTTGCTTGTAAGAGCTTCCTACGTGACTACCCAGACGGTGTGACTATCGAGCCTCTAGCGAACTTCCCAATCGAGAAAGACTTGATTGTTGATATGACGCCATTCATCGAGCGCCTAGAAGCAATCAAACCATACATCATTGGTAACGATCGTAAACCAGAAGACGGTACGAACTTGCAAACGCCAGAACAGATGGCGAAATACAAGCAGTTCGCTGGCTGTATCAACTGTGGTCTGTGCTATGCCGCATGTCCTCAGTTTGGTCTTAACCCAGAGTTCATCGGTCCTGCTGCACTAACGCTAGCCCACCGCTACAACCTAGACAGCCGTGACAACGGTAAAGATGAGCGCATGAAGCTTATCAACGGTGAAAACGGTGCTTGGGGTTGTACGTTTGTTGGTTACTGTTCTGAAGTTTGTCCGAAGAACGTTGACCCAGCAGCGGCAGTAAACCAAGGCAAAGTGGAGTCTTCTATGGACTTCGTGATTGCTATGTTGAAACCTGATGGTTCACCAAAGAAAGTGGAGGCATAA
- the frdC gene encoding fumarate reductase subunit FrdC, producing the protein MSNRKPYVREVKRTWWKNHPFYRFYMLREATVLPLILFTLFLTFGLGCLVKGPEAWQGWLAFMANPIVVAINIVALLGSLFHAQTFFSMMPQVMPIRLKGKPVDKKIIVLTQWAAVAFISLIVLIVV; encoded by the coding sequence ATGAGCAATCGTAAACCTTACGTTCGTGAAGTAAAACGCACTTGGTGGAAGAACCATCCTTTCTACCGCTTCTACATGCTACGTGAAGCGACGGTGCTTCCATTAATCCTATTCACTCTGTTCCTAACTTTCGGTTTAGGTTGCTTGGTGAAAGGTCCTGAAGCATGGCAAGGTTGGTTAGCGTTCATGGCGAACCCAATCGTCGTCGCAATCAACATCGTTGCACTACTCGGTAGCCTATTCCACGCTCAAACTTTCTTCAGCATGATGCCACAAGTAATGCCAATTCGTTTGAAAGGCAAACCCGTGGACAAGAAGATCATCGTATTGACTCAGTGGGCCGCGGTTGCGTTCATCTCACTGATCGTTCTCATCGTGGTGTAA
- the frdD gene encoding fumarate reductase subunit FrdD — protein MKPNYSVNTSPKRSDEPIWWGLFGAGGTWFAMITPITVLVLGILVPLGVIDAEAMSYERVSAFATSIIGALFIIGTLALPMWHAMHRVHHGMHDLKFHTGVIGKIACYAFAGLITALAVIFIFMI, from the coding sequence ATGAAACCGAATTATAGTGTAAACACATCACCAAAACGTTCTGATGAGCCAATCTGGTGGGGTCTGTTTGGCGCAGGTGGTACTTGGTTCGCGATGATCACGCCAATCACTGTTCTTGTGCTAGGTATCTTGGTCCCACTAGGCGTGATTGATGCAGAAGCGATGAGCTACGAGCGTGTCTCTGCATTCGCAACCAGCATCATCGGTGCGCTATTCATCATTGGCACGCTAGCATTGCCAATGTGGCATGCAATGCACCGTGTACACCACGGCATGCACGACCTTAAGTTCCACACTGGTGTGATTGGTAAAATTGCATGCTATGCATTTGCAGGCCTCATCACTGCACTAGCAGTTATCTTTATCTTCATGATTTAA
- a CDS encoding SPFH domain-containing protein, which yields MESRGLGRGLKVEERRQLLHKGLKAAVFGVPLLAIGLTINSSVLMTDAGYSYVHQNNITGELDVFTEPGIHFRMPFLSKITKYDQVITVSFGNSKGEDFYQRLDAIQVRFADTYIGQIPVTFRFKLSNDPEAVKKMHKEFRNNSNLIDALLVKNARNVTVITATQYTGEEFFQGGLNQFKSKLGDQLREGIYLTERRQVEVEELDLAPVGANQANPNQLQRTNQLVWKTVPVVDKTGQPIRQDNPLQQYGIQVTQVTIGDPQPEKQLDQLLADKKRLVADRIRAIQEQETSKAQAETEQLRKEIQRTREVQDAQRGKELAIIAQQKEVEVARQIAEREIVEVEKTKRLAEVEKEKELAIAEANLAIQKANALSAEFEAKAILAKGRAESEVLKGKYAALGANREVYLAELNRDVANSLYNNLQNFQVQMPQNYIGGSDETGLKTNLDVITGFGALGLMDQTKKVAQQ from the coding sequence ATGGAAAGCAGAGGTTTAGGAAGGGGTTTAAAGGTGGAAGAAAGACGTCAGTTACTACATAAAGGATTAAAAGCAGCCGTATTTGGCGTACCGCTGTTGGCAATAGGCTTAACGATTAATAGCTCGGTGCTGATGACCGATGCGGGTTACAGCTACGTGCATCAGAATAATATTACTGGTGAGTTGGATGTGTTTACTGAACCTGGCATTCATTTTCGTATGCCATTTCTGTCCAAAATCACCAAGTATGACCAAGTGATCACCGTGTCATTCGGTAACAGCAAGGGCGAAGATTTTTATCAACGTCTTGATGCGATTCAGGTTCGATTTGCCGACACCTATATTGGTCAGATCCCCGTAACATTCCGCTTTAAGCTCAGTAATGACCCTGAAGCGGTGAAGAAGATGCATAAAGAGTTCCGCAACAACAGTAACTTGATCGATGCGCTGCTTGTAAAGAACGCACGTAACGTAACGGTGATTACCGCAACCCAATACACGGGTGAAGAGTTTTTCCAAGGTGGTTTGAACCAGTTCAAATCGAAACTTGGCGATCAGTTACGAGAGGGGATTTATCTAACAGAGCGACGTCAGGTTGAAGTGGAAGAGTTGGATCTTGCGCCTGTTGGGGCGAATCAAGCTAATCCGAACCAATTACAGCGCACCAATCAACTGGTTTGGAAAACCGTACCTGTCGTAGACAAAACCGGGCAACCGATTCGTCAAGACAATCCGTTACAACAATACGGTATTCAAGTGACGCAGGTGACCATTGGTGACCCGCAGCCAGAAAAGCAATTAGATCAGCTATTGGCAGATAAAAAGCGTTTAGTGGCGGATCGTATTCGCGCGATTCAGGAACAAGAAACGTCGAAAGCACAGGCAGAGACCGAGCAGTTACGCAAAGAGATTCAACGAACACGTGAGGTGCAAGACGCTCAGCGTGGTAAAGAACTCGCAATTATTGCTCAGCAAAAAGAAGTGGAAGTTGCACGTCAGATTGCAGAGCGTGAAATCGTTGAAGTGGAAAAAACCAAACGACTTGCTGAAGTCGAGAAGGAGAAAGAGCTAGCTATCGCAGAGGCTAACTTAGCGATTCAAAAAGCGAACGCACTTTCTGCTGAGTTTGAAGCGAAAGCGATATTAGCGAAAGGTCGCGCAGAATCTGAAGTCCTTAAAGGTAAGTATGCGGCGTTAGGAGCAAACCGTGAAGTTTACTTGGCAGAATTGAATCGAGACGTAGCGAACTCGCTGTACAACAATTTGCAAAACTTCCAAGTTCAGATGCCACAAAATTACATTGGTGGAAGTGACGAAACGGGCTTGAAAACAAACCTAGATGTGATTACTGGCTTTGGTGCTCTGGGTCTTATGGACCAGACAAAGAAGGTCGCACAGCAATAA
- the efp gene encoding elongation factor P yields the protein MATVSTNEFKGGLKLMLDNEPCVILENEYVKPGKGQAFNRVKIRKLLSGKVLEKTFKSGDTCEVADVMDIDLDYLYSDGEFYHFMNSETFEQIAADAKAVGENAKWLVENNTCMITLWNGNPITVTPPNFVELEVVDTDPGLKGDTQGTGGKPATLSTGAVVRVPLFISIGEVIRVDTRTAEYVGRVK from the coding sequence ATGGCTACAGTTAGCACCAATGAATTTAAAGGCGGTCTTAAGTTAATGCTTGATAACGAGCCTTGTGTAATTCTGGAAAACGAATACGTTAAACCAGGTAAAGGCCAAGCGTTCAACCGTGTTAAAATTCGTAAACTTCTTTCTGGTAAAGTGCTAGAGAAAACATTCAAGTCTGGTGACACTTGTGAAGTGGCAGACGTAATGGATATCGACCTAGATTATCTATATTCAGACGGCGAATTCTACCACTTTATGAACAGTGAAACGTTTGAACAGATCGCAGCGGATGCAAAAGCGGTAGGTGAAAACGCTAAGTGGTTGGTAGAAAACAACACTTGTATGATCACTCTTTGGAACGGTAACCCAATTACTGTTACTCCACCAAACTTCGTTGAGCTAGAAGTTGTAGACACAGACCCAGGCCTGAAAGGTGATACTCAAGGTACTGGCGGTAAACCAGCGACGCTATCAACTGGCGCTGTTGTTCGTGTTCCTCTGTTCATCTCAATTGGTGAAGTGATTCGCGTAGATACTCGTACTGCTGAATACGTAGGTCGTGTGAAGTAA
- the epmB gene encoding EF-P beta-lysylation protein EpmB, whose product MPHIITRKVESVEQNWLKQLANGISDPAKLLEILEIDPSPWQDGFAARKLFAQRVPQSFVDRMEKGNPKDPLLRQVLPLSDEFEVHPGYSNDPLEEQDNEVPGLLHKYRNRALMIVKGGCAVNCRYCFRRHFPYQENKSGKQAWTKCLEYMAQQPELNEVIFSGGDPLMAKDDEIHWLLEHIAHIPHIKRLRIHSRLPVVIPARVTDELCQLLQASRLQIILVTHINHANEINDEFAEQMFKLKRAGVTLLNQGVLLKGVNDSVEAQVALSEALFDAGILPYYLHVLDKVQGAAHYFISDAEAKAIMRGLITRVSGYLVPKLTREVGGRPSKTPLDLHLE is encoded by the coding sequence ATGCCGCACATAATAACCCGAAAAGTCGAATCTGTTGAGCAAAACTGGCTCAAACAGTTGGCGAATGGGATCTCTGATCCTGCAAAATTGCTCGAAATACTGGAAATTGATCCTTCACCGTGGCAAGACGGGTTTGCCGCGCGCAAGCTGTTTGCACAGCGTGTACCGCAAAGTTTTGTCGATAGGATGGAGAAAGGCAACCCTAAAGACCCTCTTTTACGTCAGGTTTTACCACTGAGCGACGAATTTGAGGTGCATCCGGGTTACTCCAATGATCCATTGGAAGAGCAGGACAATGAAGTCCCTGGCCTGCTACACAAGTATCGCAACCGCGCCCTGATGATTGTCAAAGGTGGCTGCGCGGTAAATTGCCGTTACTGTTTTCGTCGTCACTTCCCTTATCAAGAGAACAAAAGCGGGAAACAAGCCTGGACCAAGTGCTTAGAGTACATGGCACAACAACCAGAGTTGAACGAAGTCATCTTCTCAGGTGGTGATCCATTAATGGCAAAAGACGATGAGATTCATTGGCTTTTAGAGCACATTGCTCACATTCCTCACATCAAACGTCTGCGTATTCATAGCCGTTTACCTGTGGTGATTCCAGCTCGAGTCACTGATGAACTATGCCAACTTCTGCAAGCATCAAGGTTACAAATCATCCTCGTCACTCACATCAACCATGCCAACGAAATCAATGACGAATTTGCTGAACAGATGTTCAAGCTCAAAAGAGCGGGCGTTACGCTTCTAAACCAAGGCGTTCTGCTGAAAGGCGTGAATGATTCGGTAGAAGCTCAAGTGGCGTTAAGTGAGGCCTTATTTGACGCGGGTATCTTGCCTTATTACCTCCACGTTCTTGATAAGGTGCAAGGCGCAGCGCACTACTTTATTTCGGACGCAGAAGCGAAAGCTATTATGCGCGGACTCATCACGCGTGTATCGGGTTATCTGGTACCAAAACTCACACGAGAAGTTGGTGGCAGGCCAAGTAAAACGCCGTTGGATTTGCATTTAGAATAA